A section of the Schistosoma haematobium chromosome ZW, whole genome shotgun sequence genome encodes:
- a CDS encoding hypothetical protein (EggNog:ENOG410V4PA~COG:E) → MFGKTYLVTTLMLPIVWFSAAFVYYGVVLLSAEIFRFKHSCFGKPILTPDYHGNLSHFNVPPLLETSSQIDNFCCKELSDDDYVAMLVSSIGEFVSIPLMIFMVDLAGRKITLATWNGLIAVLFMLLYLCMPKSALTALLFVLRALSAGLFSCAYVYTTEVYPTTVRAVAVGMFSSIARLGAMVTPYVAQVMMPEVSEIGALSLYASVTLIVSIVSLFLPIETKGRQLPVCFIYYFSLLSSLHTKISFIFDLNPKQLVE, encoded by the exons ATGTTTGGGAAAACCTATTTAGTGACTACACTAATGTTGCCGATTGTATGGTTCAGTGCAGCATTTGTTTATTATGGTGTCGTTCTATTAAGTGCTGAAATATTTCGCTTCAAGCACTCTTGTTTTGGTA AACCTATTCTAACCCCAGACTATCATGGTAACCTGAGCCATTTTAACGTCCCACCACTTCTGGAAACTTCAAGCCAAATAGACAACTTTTGTTGTAAAGAGTTGTCTGATGATGATTATGTCGCTATGTTAGTCTCTTCAATTGGTGAATTTGTTA GTATACCATTAATGATTTTCATGGTCGACTTAGCTGGAAGAAAGATTACTTTGGCTACGTGGAATGGACTTATAGCTGTTCTGTTTATGTTACTTTATCTTTGTATGCCTAAGTCAGCCTTAACAGCTCTATTATTTGTTTTGCGCGCTTTGTCTGCCGGTTTATTTAGTTGTGCATACGTTTACACAACGGAG GTCTATCCTACAACTGTTCGTGCAGTAGCTGTCGGGATGTTCAGTTCGATTGCCCGATTGGGTGCAATGGTCACACCTTATGTAGCTCAAGTAATGATGCCAGAAGTGTCGGAAATTGGAGCTTTATCTTTATATGCCTCTGTAACCCTGATAGTCTCAATTGTATCCCTTTTCCTACCAATAGAAACAAAAGGGCGTCAGCTACCTGtatgttttatatattatttttcgTTGCTTAGTTCTTTACATACGAAAATTAGTTTCATATTTGACCTTAACCCCAAGCAACTTGTTGAATAA